A part of Paenibacillus donghaensis genomic DNA contains:
- a CDS encoding glycoside hydrolase family 43 protein, whose product MNTNRDYANPLVEQRADPWIYKHTDGYYYFTASVPEYDRIEVRRASTLEGLREAMPVVAWRKYESGPLSANIWAPEIHYIDSKWYIYFAAARTTETNEGLFDHRMFALENESANPLEGTWTEKGQVKTAWESFALDATAFQHRGKLYYVWAQKDPVIPGNSNLYISEMSNPWTLTGVQTMIAKPEYDWETHGFSVNEGAAVLNRNGRIFMSFSGSATDHNYCMGLLSADENSDLLDAASWTKFPQPVFQTSEENGQYGPGHNSFTVNEEGDDVLIYHARNYKEITGDPLYDPNRHTRAQVFRWKEDGTPEFGVPVKDGRS is encoded by the coding sequence ATGAACACAAACAGAGACTATGCCAATCCGCTGGTGGAGCAGCGGGCCGATCCCTGGATCTATAAGCATACAGACGGATATTATTATTTCACGGCTTCCGTGCCGGAATATGACCGGATTGAGGTACGCAGAGCCTCGACGCTTGAAGGGCTGCGGGAAGCTATGCCGGTTGTAGCTTGGCGCAAATATGAGTCCGGTCCGCTCAGTGCCAACATCTGGGCACCGGAAATTCACTATATTGATAGCAAATGGTACATTTATTTCGCGGCTGCCCGGACAACTGAAACGAATGAAGGGTTGTTCGACCACCGGATGTTTGCACTGGAGAATGAGTCGGCGAATCCGCTGGAGGGTACGTGGACAGAGAAAGGCCAGGTGAAGACGGCCTGGGAATCCTTTGCCCTTGATGCGACTGCATTCCAGCACAGAGGCAAGCTGTATTATGTCTGGGCCCAGAAGGACCCGGTCATTCCGGGCAATTCCAATCTGTACATTTCAGAGATGAGCAATCCCTGGACATTAACCGGTGTACAGACGATGATTGCCAAGCCGGAATATGACTGGGAGACACACGGCTTCAGTGTGAATGAGGGCGCTGCGGTACTGAACCGCAATGGCAGAATCTTCATGAGTTTCTCGGGCAGTGCAACAGATCATAATTACTGTATGGGGCTGCTGTCCGCCGATGAGAACAGTGATCTGCTGGATGCGGCCTCCTGGACGAAATTCCCGCAGCCGGTCTTCCAGACCAGCGAAGAGAACGGGCAATATGGTCCCGGGCACAACAGCTTCACCGTCAATGAAGAAGGAGACGATGTGCTGATCTATCATGCCCGCAACTACAAGGAGATTACAGGTGATCCGCTGTATGATCCGAACCGCCACACCCGCGCTCAGGTCTTCCGCTGGAAGGAAGACGGCACGCCGGAGTTTGGTGTTCCGGTGAAGGATGGCAGATCCTAA
- a CDS encoding aldo/keto reductase family protein translates to MKYRRLGNSGLKVSEIGLGSWLTYGTAAEQEAADACIRQAFECGINFFDTANAYNRGEGERAMGAALSSYNRSDYVLSTKVFFPMGEGVNDRGLSRKHIMEQCEASLRRLGTDYIDIYFCHRYDTETPTEETLRALDDLAAQGKILYAAVSEWSAAQLSEAGGISRRLNLRPLVSNQPIYNMFERYIEDEVLAVSAREGLGQVVFSPLAQGILTGKYKPGQAAPAGTRGADDAVNSVIRSYLRDDVLGVVGQLNELAASQGLKLSQLALAWVLRQPGVSSAIIGASKPAQVLENALAVDATLSADTLQQIDKLLLQVKDFAPAR, encoded by the coding sequence ATGAAATACAGAAGACTTGGCAACAGCGGACTTAAGGTAAGTGAAATCGGCCTGGGCAGCTGGCTTACATACGGAACGGCGGCAGAGCAGGAGGCGGCGGATGCCTGTATCCGCCAGGCTTTTGAATGCGGTATCAATTTCTTCGATACGGCTAATGCCTACAACCGCGGCGAAGGTGAAAGAGCAATGGGTGCTGCCCTCAGTTCCTATAACCGCTCGGATTATGTGCTGAGCACCAAGGTGTTTTTCCCGATGGGCGAAGGTGTGAATGACCGCGGCTTGTCGCGCAAGCATATTATGGAGCAATGCGAAGCCAGCCTGCGCCGCCTCGGCACCGATTACATCGACATCTACTTCTGTCACCGTTATGACACGGAGACACCAACGGAGGAAACGCTGCGCGCGCTGGACGACCTGGCGGCCCAGGGCAAAATCCTCTACGCGGCCGTCAGCGAATGGAGTGCCGCCCAGCTCTCCGAGGCCGGCGGAATCAGCCGCCGCCTGAATCTGCGTCCGCTGGTGTCCAACCAGCCGATCTACAATATGTTTGAGCGTTATATCGAGGATGAGGTGCTTGCCGTCTCCGCACGCGAAGGGCTGGGCCAGGTGGTGTTCTCCCCACTGGCACAGGGTATCCTCACCGGCAAATACAAGCCGGGCCAAGCCGCTCCGGCCGGCACCCGCGGCGCCGACGATGCCGTGAATAGCGTCATCCGCAGCTATCTGCGCGATGATGTGCTGGGCGTGGTCGGCCAGCTGAATGAGCTGGCCGCAAGCCAAGGCCTGAAGCTGTCGCAGCTGGCCTTGGCCTGGGTGCTGCGCCAGCCGGGCGTAAGCTCGGCCATTATTGGCGCGAGCAAGCCGGCGCAGGTCCTGGAGAACGCCTTGGCGGTCGACGCCACGCTCTCGGCGGATACCCTGCAGCAGATCGATAAGCTGCTGCTGCAGGTCAAGGACTTCGCCCCGGCGCGCTAA
- a CDS encoding SGNH/GDSL hydrolase family protein, whose product MSTTKTGTIVLFQGDSITDGNRGRDDDPNHILGHSYAYIIGGKLGNELAEQQPVFYNRGVSGDRISDLYARWNEDAIFLRPDIISILIGVNDIWRTMKGEPSGVTDRFERAYRHVLEETSEVLPQTKLVLCEPFILNTGAPAEDWTTWKQWITHHQQVVRRLAEEFHALYVPLQQPFNDAAQRAEAAYYLWDGVHPTAAGHDLIAKEWLRAVEEGGLLKQLMS is encoded by the coding sequence ATGTCTACTACTAAAACCGGCACAATCGTTCTATTTCAAGGGGATTCCATTACAGACGGCAACCGTGGCCGTGACGATGATCCCAATCATATCCTCGGACACAGCTATGCTTACATCATCGGCGGCAAACTGGGAAACGAGCTGGCTGAGCAGCAGCCGGTCTTCTATAACCGCGGTGTCAGCGGGGACCGGATCTCCGATCTGTACGCACGCTGGAACGAGGACGCCATCTTTCTGCGGCCCGATATCATCAGTATTCTGATTGGGGTCAACGATATTTGGAGAACGATGAAGGGTGAACCCAGCGGAGTGACCGACCGTTTCGAACGGGCGTACCGCCACGTTCTGGAAGAGACAAGCGAAGTGCTGCCGCAGACGAAGCTGGTCCTGTGCGAGCCTTTTATCCTGAATACCGGCGCTCCGGCAGAGGATTGGACGACCTGGAAACAGTGGATTACTCATCATCAGCAGGTGGTCCGCAGGCTTGCGGAGGAATTTCATGCGCTGTATGTCCCACTTCAGCAACCCTTCAATGACGCTGCCCAGCGCGCGGAGGCTGCTTATTATCTGTGGGATGGCGTTCATCCGACAGCTGCGGGGCATGACCTGATTGCCAAGGAATGGCTTAGGGCTGTAGAAGAGGGCGGCCTGTTGAAACAACTGATGTCATAA
- a CDS encoding glycoside hydrolase family 95 protein codes for MKLNYTRPAKDWNEALPIGGGRLGAMLFGGVEKERIQLNEDTLWSGSPQERNNAEALAMLPEVRRLLKEQKFLEADEQCRGMLSPYVQSYLPFGDLYLQFEHGDYTDRYERSLDLEQAVARVEYTIGGVQYTREAIASFPGRVLVLHLTADEPGMLSLTVKLDSALRHRSGVENGELIIQGMAPENADPNYMSKKNPLSYGEWDNTDAMGFEGRVGVRTEGGRIEFASGAIHIMEATEVTLCFSAATSYNGFDQVPGRAGKDYSAAAQEDLRQALKQSYESLRAAHIADYRSLYSRVQLSLGKRQAPEDIAADQWIKHYGASDPALVELLFQYGRYLMISGSRPGTQPTNLQGIWNQETRAPWSSNWTLNINAQMNYWPAESGNLAECHEPLFRLIEELARNGRKTAEVHYGARGWTAHHNTDIWRQSSPAGGEGHGEAVWSLWPLAGPWLCRHLWEHYEFGQDEEFLRTCAYPVMKEAALFCLDWLLDDGNGRLVTSPSTSPEHKFRSGGSYAGVSTATTMDLMLIWDLFSNCIEASTILGEDTLFSQELMAAKTALFPLQIGQYGQLQEWSDDFEEEDRHHRHVSHLYGVYPGVQLTKRNSPELFRAARQSLERRGDGGTGWSLGWKISLWARFGEGTRALQLLSKLLQLVEEGSAQGGVYPNLFDACPPFQIDGNFGATSGIMEMLLQSHQGFLELLPALPEAWPEGYFKGLRARGGFEVSLAWKHGIPAQALIRCAQSGTCRIGNGCLIAVTCEGTAVPYQLADGIVSFQGKAGREYVVDFAAAALQ; via the coding sequence GTGAAACTGAATTACACAAGGCCTGCCAAGGATTGGAACGAAGCGCTGCCGATTGGAGGCGGACGTTTGGGCGCCATGCTTTTTGGAGGGGTAGAGAAGGAACGGATTCAGCTGAATGAGGATACTTTATGGTCCGGCAGCCCGCAGGAACGGAATAATGCAGAAGCTCTTGCGATGCTTCCCGAAGTGCGCCGTCTGCTGAAGGAGCAGAAATTCCTGGAAGCGGATGAACAATGCAGAGGAATGCTGAGTCCTTACGTTCAATCCTATCTGCCCTTTGGCGATCTGTATTTGCAATTTGAGCATGGCGATTACACGGACAGGTATGAACGGAGTCTTGATCTGGAGCAGGCTGTTGCAAGAGTAGAGTATACAATTGGCGGAGTGCAGTATACCCGCGAAGCCATCGCTTCCTTCCCGGGCCGGGTCCTTGTCCTTCACCTGACTGCGGATGAGCCTGGAATGTTAAGCCTGACAGTGAAGCTGGACAGCGCACTCCGCCACCGTTCAGGGGTGGAGAACGGAGAATTGATCATCCAGGGAATGGCACCGGAGAATGCAGATCCCAATTATATGAGCAAGAAGAATCCGCTGAGCTATGGAGAATGGGACAACACAGATGCCATGGGTTTCGAGGGGCGAGTGGGTGTGCGGACAGAGGGGGGGCGCATTGAATTTGCCTCCGGAGCTATACATATTATGGAGGCGACTGAGGTTACGCTCTGTTTCAGCGCGGCCACAAGCTATAACGGTTTCGATCAGGTGCCCGGCCGGGCAGGGAAGGATTACAGTGCAGCAGCCCAAGAGGACCTGCGGCAGGCGCTGAAACAATCCTATGAATCACTCCGTGCTGCGCATATCGCAGACTATCGATCTCTATACAGCCGTGTCCAGCTTTCCTTAGGAAAGCGGCAGGCACCGGAGGATATAGCAGCCGATCAATGGATCAAGCACTACGGTGCCTCCGATCCCGCACTGGTGGAGCTGCTGTTCCAGTACGGGCGGTATTTAATGATCTCCGGCTCCCGTCCAGGCACACAGCCCACCAATCTGCAGGGCATCTGGAATCAGGAGACAAGGGCACCATGGAGCAGCAACTGGACGTTGAACATCAATGCCCAGATGAATTATTGGCCTGCGGAGAGCGGCAATCTGGCGGAATGCCACGAGCCCCTGTTCAGGCTGATTGAGGAGCTGGCCCGGAACGGGCGGAAGACCGCCGAAGTACATTATGGAGCAAGGGGCTGGACTGCCCACCATAATACGGACATCTGGCGCCAGAGTTCCCCGGCAGGGGGAGAGGGTCATGGGGAGGCGGTCTGGTCACTGTGGCCGCTTGCTGGTCCATGGCTCTGCCGCCATCTGTGGGAGCATTATGAATTCGGACAGGATGAGGAATTTCTGAGAACCTGTGCTTACCCTGTAATGAAGGAGGCAGCATTGTTCTGCCTCGACTGGCTGCTTGATGACGGGAACGGAAGGCTCGTGACCTCGCCCTCCACTTCGCCCGAGCATAAATTCCGCAGCGGCGGCAGCTATGCCGGGGTCAGCACAGCCACTACGATGGACCTGATGCTGATCTGGGATCTCTTCAGTAATTGTATTGAGGCCTCTACAATTCTGGGAGAAGATACGTTATTCAGCCAGGAACTGATGGCTGCCAAGACCGCTTTATTTCCGCTGCAGATCGGACAATACGGTCAGCTGCAGGAATGGTCCGACGACTTCGAGGAAGAGGACAGACATCACCGTCATGTCTCACATCTGTACGGTGTGTATCCTGGAGTTCAGCTGACGAAACGGAATAGCCCCGAGCTGTTCCGAGCCGCCAGACAGAGTCTGGAGCGAAGGGGAGACGGAGGCACCGGCTGGAGTCTGGGCTGGAAGATCAGCCTGTGGGCCCGGTTCGGCGAAGGGACACGCGCTTTGCAGCTGCTGTCCAAACTGCTGCAGCTTGTGGAAGAGGGCAGCGCACAGGGTGGGGTCTATCCGAATCTGTTCGATGCTTGTCCGCCTTTTCAGATTGACGGAAACTTCGGGGCAACTTCCGGGATTATGGAGATGCTGCTGCAATCCCATCAAGGTTTTTTGGAGCTGCTGCCGGCACTGCCGGAGGCTTGGCCTGAAGGGTACTTCAAGGGATTGCGGGCCCGAGGCGGCTTCGAAGTAAGTCTGGCATGGAAACACGGGATTCCCGCACAAGCGCTAATCCGCTGTGCCCAAAGCGGAACGTGCAGAATAGGCAACGGGTGCTTGATTGCTGTTACTTGTGAAGGCACGGCTGTACCGTATCAACTCGCGGACGGTATCGTTTCTTTTCAGGGCAAGGCGGGGCGGGAATATGTGGTTGATTTTGCAGCGGCTGCCCTGCAGTAG
- a CDS encoding DeoR/GlpR family DNA-binding transcription regulator — MKAFERRDLIINELYRHKKVHVADLAQKFNVSEETIRRDLDKLDKEGLAKKNYGGAILNAQTNEDPSYSSRHQVNIQAKRSIASLVLELINDGDSLMTDTSSTAFEALRTIIEHRSKLTVITNSLVVLSEFQHAGQTLISTGGILGPETSSFVGRNASQTIQKYHVDVAIFSCKALSMNAGLCDSNEGESELKVLMQQQANKVILLVDHSKFDRIAFIKLFSFDKVDYIVTDQKPSEEWIEFLGNYQVSLIYPAAE; from the coding sequence ATGAAAGCATTTGAACGGCGTGATCTGATTATTAATGAGCTCTACCGGCACAAGAAGGTGCATGTCGCCGACCTGGCGCAGAAGTTCAACGTCTCGGAGGAGACGATCCGGCGCGACCTCGACAAGCTCGATAAAGAAGGCCTGGCCAAAAAAAACTACGGCGGAGCCATCCTCAACGCCCAAACCAATGAAGACCCTTCGTATTCAAGCAGACATCAGGTCAATATTCAGGCCAAACGTTCCATCGCCTCTCTAGTGCTGGAGTTGATTAACGACGGGGACAGCCTAATGACAGACACCAGCTCCACGGCATTTGAAGCGCTCCGGACGATTATTGAGCACCGCAGCAAGCTGACGGTTATCACCAATTCGCTTGTGGTGTTGTCCGAATTCCAGCATGCCGGACAGACCCTGATCTCCACCGGCGGCATCCTGGGGCCGGAGACCAGCTCCTTTGTTGGACGCAATGCCTCCCAGACGATTCAGAAATACCATGTGGATGTCGCCATTTTCAGCTGCAAGGCGCTGTCGATGAACGCCGGGTTATGTGATTCTAATGAGGGGGAGAGCGAGCTGAAGGTGCTGATGCAGCAGCAGGCCAACAAGGTCATACTGCTGGTGGACCATTCCAAGTTCGACCGGATCGCTTTTATTAAATTGTTCAGCTTCGATAAAGTGGACTATATCGTCACTGACCAGAAACCGTCGGAGGAATGGATTGAGTTCCTGGGCAACTATCAGGTGTCGCTAATCTACCCTGCTGCGGAGTAA
- a CDS encoding L-fucose isomerase, whose product MSANYPKIGIRPTIDGRRRGVRESLEAQTMGMAQRVAKFLEESLFYPDGTPVECIIADSTIGGVKEASAAAQKFKAANVGVSITVTPCWCYGSETMDMDASIPHAVWGFNGTERPGAVYLAAVLSAYAQKGIPAFGIYGEDVQESSSEHIPADVQAKLLQFAKSALAAALMRGKSYLSMGSVSMGIAGSIVNEQFFQDYLGMRNEYIDMSEFVRRFEEEIYDKEEFERALAWTKENCLNGADNNPEHLQLSDEAKEQQWETCVKMALIARDLMVGNPKLAGLGFEEEAYGHHAIVSGFQGQRQWTDHFPNGDFMETILNSSFDWNGRRAPYLVATENDSMNGVTMLFNYLLTNTAQIFADVRTFWSPAAVERVTGYKLEGQAANGLLHLINSGSAALDGTGEQQLNGQPAIKPFWEITDEEMDACLKQTQFRPASREYFRGGGFSTDYLTKGGMPVTMARMNLVKGLGPVLQLVEGYTVELPEEVHHTLDQRTDPTWPTTWFAPKLTDQGSFKSVYDVMNNWGANHGAISYGHIGADLITLASILRIPVSMHNVEESRIFRPRVWSLFGTEDLESADYRACQNFGPLY is encoded by the coding sequence GTGAGTGCAAATTATCCGAAGATTGGAATCCGCCCCACGATTGATGGCAGAAGAAGAGGGGTCCGCGAATCGCTGGAAGCCCAGACGATGGGCATGGCGCAGCGGGTGGCCAAGTTTCTTGAAGAGAGCTTATTTTATCCAGACGGCACCCCTGTAGAGTGTATTATCGCAGACTCCACCATTGGCGGAGTCAAGGAAGCGTCGGCTGCCGCCCAGAAGTTTAAGGCTGCCAATGTCGGCGTATCGATCACAGTGACCCCTTGCTGGTGCTATGGGTCGGAAACCATGGATATGGACGCCTCCATTCCTCATGCGGTATGGGGCTTTAATGGAACCGAACGTCCCGGAGCCGTGTACCTTGCTGCCGTTCTCTCGGCTTATGCCCAGAAGGGCATCCCGGCCTTCGGCATCTATGGTGAAGATGTTCAGGAATCAAGCAGTGAACATATTCCCGCCGATGTGCAGGCCAAGCTGCTGCAGTTCGCCAAGTCGGCGCTGGCGGCAGCCCTTATGAGAGGGAAGTCCTATCTGTCGATGGGTTCCGTATCGATGGGGATCGCCGGGTCGATCGTTAACGAACAATTCTTCCAGGATTATCTGGGCATGCGCAACGAATATATCGATATGTCAGAGTTCGTACGCCGCTTCGAAGAGGAAATTTACGATAAAGAGGAATTCGAGCGTGCACTCGCCTGGACGAAGGAGAACTGCCTCAACGGTGCAGACAATAATCCCGAACATCTGCAGCTCAGCGATGAAGCGAAGGAGCAGCAATGGGAGACCTGCGTGAAGATGGCGCTGATTGCCCGTGATCTGATGGTCGGCAATCCGAAGCTGGCCGGGCTTGGCTTCGAGGAAGAAGCCTACGGGCACCATGCGATTGTCAGCGGATTCCAGGGGCAGCGCCAATGGACCGATCATTTCCCGAACGGCGACTTCATGGAGACGATTCTTAACTCCTCCTTCGACTGGAATGGCAGACGAGCCCCTTACCTGGTGGCTACAGAGAACGACAGCATGAACGGTGTGACCATGCTGTTCAATTATTTGCTGACGAACACGGCGCAGATTTTTGCCGATGTGCGGACATTCTGGAGTCCGGCGGCTGTAGAACGGGTAACGGGCTATAAGCTGGAAGGGCAGGCCGCTAACGGACTGCTGCATCTGATCAACTCCGGTTCTGCTGCTCTGGACGGAACCGGCGAACAGCAGCTGAACGGCCAACCTGCGATCAAGCCATTCTGGGAGATCACCGACGAAGAAATGGACGCCTGCCTGAAGCAGACCCAGTTCCGCCCGGCTTCCCGGGAATATTTCCGCGGGGGCGGTTTCTCCACCGACTATTTGACCAAGGGCGGCATGCCTGTCACCATGGCACGGATGAATCTGGTCAAAGGGCTTGGACCCGTCCTGCAGCTGGTGGAAGGGTATACAGTTGAACTGCCTGAAGAAGTCCACCATACGCTTGACCAGAGAACAGATCCCACTTGGCCGACAACCTGGTTCGCACCGAAGCTGACCGATCAAGGCTCCTTCAAGTCCGTCTATGATGTGATGAACAACTGGGGAGCGAATCACGGAGCGATCAGCTACGGCCATATCGGTGCCGATCTGATCACCCTGGCTTCGATTCTGCGGATTCCGGTCAGCATGCACAATGTAGAAGAATCACGAATCTTCAGACCGCGTGTCTGGTCTTTGTTCGGCACCGAGGATCTGGAGAGCGCCGACTACAGAGCCTGCCAGAATTTCGGGCCGCTCTACTAA
- a CDS encoding rhamnulokinase → MGEPIKLLAIDLGASSGRVILGKYDGIVLSVEEIHRFDNTPVSILEHLHWDVLRLFHEMKTGIRAAAREHDQLRSLSVDTWGVDYGFIDDGGRLLYSPHHYRDQRTVACRSELEGRVPPAEQFNRTGNQPALINTVYQLFADWQQNPALAGTADTLLMMPDLFHYLFSGIKAAETTIWSTSGLLDAASGKPSAELLERLGLPAALIPQQVPAGTVIGQVLPALQEELGIGPMKVISGASHDTASAVASIPYVNKEGAAFISCGTWSLVGMETSGPVINDKGYEFGFTNERCFGGTNRLLKNITGLWILQETGRCWQEAGEPLSHIEMVRLAKAAGPAMARIDPNDPLFGTPGDMPERISQYCRWTQQQIPQTKGELIRLILESLAFSYSDTLKKLEELTGERISVIHMVGGGIQNELLCQLTADITGREIIAGPVEASSIGNLIVQLVALGKLDSARAGELVTRSFPCRSYQPAGGISQ, encoded by the coding sequence ATGGGCGAACCCATCAAGCTGTTAGCCATCGATCTCGGTGCAAGCTCAGGGCGTGTGATTCTGGGTAAATACGATGGCATTGTGCTGTCTGTCGAGGAGATCCACCGGTTCGATAATACACCGGTGTCCATCCTGGAGCATCTGCACTGGGATGTGCTGAGATTATTCCACGAGATGAAGACAGGAATCCGTGCAGCGGCCAGAGAACACGACCAGCTGCGGTCCTTAAGCGTGGATACTTGGGGAGTTGATTATGGTTTCATCGACGATGGAGGGCGGCTGCTCTATTCCCCGCATCATTACAGGGATCAGCGTACCGTGGCCTGCCGCTCCGAGCTGGAAGGGAGGGTGCCGCCTGCAGAACAATTCAACCGGACCGGCAACCAGCCGGCATTGATCAATACGGTCTATCAGCTGTTTGCCGATTGGCAGCAGAATCCGGCGCTTGCCGGGACGGCAGATACCCTGCTGATGATGCCTGATCTGTTCCATTATCTGTTCTCCGGCATCAAGGCGGCGGAGACTACGATCTGGAGCACCAGCGGCCTGCTGGATGCGGCGAGCGGGAAGCCGTCGGCGGAGCTGCTGGAGCGGCTGGGCCTGCCGGCTGCCCTGATTCCGCAGCAGGTGCCGGCAGGCACCGTCATTGGGCAGGTGCTGCCCGCGCTGCAGGAGGAGCTTGGCATCGGGCCGATGAAGGTGATCTCCGGAGCTTCGCATGACACCGCTTCGGCAGTAGCCTCCATTCCTTATGTGAACAAGGAAGGAGCCGCCTTCATCAGCTGCGGCACCTGGTCGCTGGTGGGAATGGAGACATCCGGGCCGGTCATTAACGACAAGGGCTACGAGTTCGGCTTCACCAACGAACGCTGCTTCGGCGGCACGAACCGGCTGCTGAAGAATATTACCGGGCTATGGATTCTACAGGAGACCGGGCGCTGCTGGCAAGAGGCAGGTGAGCCGCTTAGCCACATTGAGATGGTCCGGCTGGCCAAGGCCGCGGGTCCGGCAATGGCGCGGATTGATCCCAATGATCCATTGTTCGGCACACCCGGCGATATGCCGGAGCGGATCAGTCAATATTGCCGCTGGACGCAGCAGCAGATTCCGCAAACCAAAGGCGAGCTGATCCGTCTCATTCTGGAGAGTCTGGCATTCTCCTACAGCGACACCCTGAAGAAGCTGGAGGAGCTGACCGGAGAGCGGATTTCCGTTATTCATATGGTCGGAGGCGGGATTCAGAATGAGCTGCTCTGCCAGCTGACGGCTGATATTACCGGAAGAGAAATCATTGCCGGTCCGGTGGAAGCCAGTTCGATCGGCAATCTGATCGTTCAGCTGGTCGCACTGGGCAAACTGGACAGCGCCCGGGCAGGGGAATTGGTCACCCGGTCGTTTCCTTGCCGGAGCTATCAGCCGGCAGGCGGCATCAGCCAATAA
- a CDS encoding class II aldolase/adducin family protein: METFEQELRRRICDIGRNLFNKDFIAANDGNISARLSESEVLATPTGVSKGYLEPHMLVKVNLQGEILEAADGYRPSTETKMHLKIYNELPEMNGVVHAHPPYATAFAIKGEALDKMMMPESVIAMGDIPLAVYGTPSTDEIPDSLEPFLGKKTAVLLESHGALTWGKDIMAAYMNMERLEYTAKLTYITRMIGGERELPQHRIDELVALRSFYGM; encoded by the coding sequence ATGGAAACATTTGAACAGGAGCTGCGCCGCCGGATTTGCGATATCGGCCGTAACTTATTCAATAAGGATTTTATTGCCGCCAACGACGGCAACATTTCGGCCAGATTGTCCGAAAGCGAGGTGCTGGCTACACCTACAGGTGTCAGCAAAGGTTATCTGGAGCCGCATATGCTGGTGAAGGTTAATCTGCAAGGTGAAATTCTGGAAGCGGCAGATGGCTATCGGCCTTCAACTGAAACAAAGATGCACCTGAAGATCTACAATGAGCTGCCCGAGATGAACGGGGTGGTGCATGCCCATCCGCCGTATGCGACTGCCTTCGCAATCAAGGGCGAAGCATTGGATAAGATGATGATGCCGGAGTCGGTTATTGCCATGGGCGATATTCCGCTGGCCGTATACGGAACACCATCTACGGACGAAATCCCGGATTCCCTGGAGCCGTTCCTGGGCAAAAAAACAGCGGTGCTGCTGGAAAGCCACGGCGCGCTGACCTGGGGCAAGGATATTATGGCCGCGTACATGAATATGGAGCGCCTGGAATACACCGCGAAGCTAACCTATATTACCCGGATGATCGGCGGGGAGCGTGAGCTGCCGCAGCACCGGATCGACGAACTGGTGGCTCTAAGATCCTTCTACGGAATGTAA
- a CDS encoding RbsD/FucU family protein produces MLNKIPKLLSPELVRVLMEMGHGDELVLADANYPGHSLNSRVIRYDGTGIPALLDAILELLPLDHYAEHQVAFMSVVEGDPTVPVIWSTYKELIAKHDKSATIDYEERFAFYERSRQSHVIVVTGEEALYGNVILKKGVIQA; encoded by the coding sequence ATGCTGAACAAGATTCCCAAGCTGCTCTCTCCCGAGCTGGTGCGGGTGCTGATGGAAATGGGGCACGGCGATGAGCTGGTGCTGGCCGACGCCAATTATCCCGGACATTCGCTGAATTCCAGAGTGATCCGGTATGATGGAACCGGGATTCCGGCGCTGCTGGATGCTATTCTGGAGCTGCTGCCGCTTGATCATTATGCCGAGCATCAGGTAGCGTTTATGTCCGTGGTCGAAGGAGATCCAACCGTACCGGTAATCTGGTCCACTTATAAGGAGCTGATTGCCAAGCATGATAAATCGGCAACGATTGACTATGAGGAGAGATTCGCCTTCTACGAGCGTTCCCGGCAGAGCCATGTGATTGTCGTGACGGGTGAGGAAGCCTTGTACGGCAATGTCATTCTCAAAAAAGGCGTCATCCAGGCATAA
- a CDS encoding GDSL-type esterase/lipase family protein encodes MPVQEVAAAVGYEERRYFSEMFKKITGVTPSDFRAGFHADTPPRWITYGSSITQCVAASSPSRTWPAIAAAAAGYNLTCLGYSGNCHLEPMVARMIRGLPAALITLCVGVNVYGAGTLSPRTFQPALIGLLETIRERHRDTPLLVISPLYGSERETDENKLGFTLPLLRKEIAATVALLQQRGDNHLAYRDGLEWLGAEDAALLPAGLHPDAAGYELLGARFMERILRRGRGHGHG; translated from the coding sequence ATGCCCGTGCAAGAGGTGGCGGCGGCCGTTGGCTATGAGGAACGCCGTTATTTCAGCGAGATGTTCAAGAAGATCACGGGTGTGACGCCATCGGACTTCAGAGCGGGGTTCCATGCGGATACGCCGCCGAGGTGGATTACCTACGGCAGCTCCATTACCCAGTGCGTGGCGGCGTCCAGCCCCTCGCGCACCTGGCCGGCCATCGCCGCTGCGGCGGCCGGCTATAACCTGACCTGCCTCGGCTACTCCGGCAACTGCCATCTGGAGCCGATGGTCGCCCGGATGATCCGCGGGCTTCCGGCGGCGCTGATCACGCTGTGCGTCGGCGTGAATGTGTACGGCGCGGGCACGCTTAGCCCGCGCACGTTCCAGCCGGCGCTGATCGGCCTGCTGGAGACGATCCGCGAGCGGCACCGGGATACGCCGCTGCTGGTGATCTCCCCGCTCTACGGCTCCGAGCGGGAGACCGACGAGAACAAGCTGGGCTTCACCCTGCCGCTGCTGCGCAAGGAGATCGCCGCAACCGTCGCGCTGCTGCAGCAGCGCGGTGACAATCACCTCGCCTATCGCGATGGCCTGGAGTGGCTGGGGGCGGAGGACGCCGCCCTGCTGCCGGCCGGCCTGCACCCGGATGCGGCCGGCTATGAGCTGCTGGGAGCGCGGTTCATGGAGCGGATTCTGCGGCGTGGCCGTGGCCATGGCCATGGCTAA